One window of Mesorhizobium sp. PAMC28654 genomic DNA carries:
- a CDS encoding phosphotransferase family protein, giving the protein MTAEDRIRTLPCWAGSIDIAPLPGGLSNANYVVKDAAGQHVVRFGKDYPFHHVFRDREVMTARAAHAAGYAPAVLYAEPGIMVTQFLGARTYLAEDVRANIGRVASLMRGFHREMPNHVSGPGFMFWVFHVIRDYARTLKAGDSRMTGELPRYLALADELERAQALLPIVFGHNDLLPANLLDDGHKLWLIDFEYAGFNTAMFDLAGVASNAGMSEDESEKLLTAYLSREPDEKIRRSHAAMQCASLLREAMWSMVSELHLDAPGVDYVAYTGENLTRLEIALENYRTKYGIQKP; this is encoded by the coding sequence ATGACCGCCGAAGACCGCATCCGCACCTTGCCGTGCTGGGCGGGCAGCATTGATATCGCACCGCTGCCGGGCGGCCTCAGCAACGCCAACTATGTGGTCAAGGACGCGGCTGGGCAGCACGTGGTGCGCTTCGGCAAGGACTACCCGTTCCACCATGTCTTCCGCGATCGCGAGGTGATGACCGCACGCGCGGCGCACGCGGCGGGCTACGCGCCGGCCGTCCTCTATGCCGAACCGGGCATCATGGTGACGCAATTTCTGGGCGCCAGGACCTATCTGGCCGAGGACGTGCGCGCCAATATCGGCCGCGTTGCATCGCTGATGCGCGGGTTCCACCGGGAGATGCCCAATCACGTCTCCGGTCCCGGCTTCATGTTCTGGGTGTTCCATGTCATCCGCGACTACGCGCGTACATTGAAGGCCGGCGACAGCCGCATGACCGGCGAATTGCCTAGATATCTCGCGCTTGCCGACGAACTAGAGCGAGCGCAGGCGCTGCTGCCGATCGTCTTCGGCCACAATGATCTTTTACCGGCCAATCTGCTCGACGACGGCCACAAGCTGTGGCTGATCGACTTCGAATATGCCGGCTTCAACACAGCGATGTTCGATCTCGCCGGCGTCGCCTCCAATGCCGGCATGTCCGAGGACGAGTCGGAAAAGCTGCTGACCGCCTATCTCAGCCGGGAGCCGGACGAGAAAATCCGCCGCTCGCATGCGGCCATGCAGTGCGCCTCGCTGCTGCGCGAGGCGATGTGGAGCATGGTTTCGGAACTGCACCTCGACGCGCCGGGCGTCGATTACGTCGCCTATACCGGCGAAAACCTGACGCGGCTCGAGATCGCGCTGGAAAACTACAGAACAAAATACGGGATTCAAAAACCATGA
- a CDS encoding GcvT family protein, translating into MTLPTHAGIVVIGGGIIGCSTAYHLARDHKADVVLLEQGKLTSGSTWHAAGLVGQLRSSASITRVLKYSVELYKGLEAETGLATGWKMTGCLRLATSADRWTEYKRLATTARSFGMDMQLLSPAEVKRMWPLMETGDLVGASWLPTDGQASPSDITQSLAKGARMHGAKLFEEVRVTGFEMKDGRITVVKTNKGDIACDKVVNCAGQWARQVGAMAGINVPLQPVKHQYIITEKVDGLATDAPTIRDPDRRTYFKEEVGGLVMGGYEPNPQAWTTGDVPNDWEFRLFDDDYDHFEQHMTQAIARVPALETVGVKQMINGPESFTPDGNFILGVAPECANMFVGAGFNAFGIASGGGAGWVLAQWAVDGEAPLDLWAVDIRRFSNLHRDRQWVCERTLEAYGKHYTIGFPHEEYTSGRPRIVSPLYERLKEHCAVFGSKLGWERPNWFAPEGVEAQDIYSMGRQNWFAAVGDEHRHVREKVGIFDQSSFAKYELTGPDALKALDWICANDVSKPVGRLTYTQLLNTRGGIEADLTVARLGDEKFYIVTGTGFRTHDLSWIGDHIGEGLDTTLIDVTEDFGTLSLMGPHARDVLADVTDADVSNAGFPFGHAREISIAGHSVRALRVTYVGELGWELHVPISATGEVFDALMAAGKRHDIRPVGYRALESLRLEKGYRAWGSDITPNDTPREAGLGWAVKLRKNTDFIGRRALEAVNGDALQKRFAGFTVDDPAVVLVGRETILRDGQPVGYLTSGGYGYSLGKNIGFGYVRNADGVSDDFLASGNYELVVAMEPTPAKIRLEPMYDPAGDRVKA; encoded by the coding sequence ATGACATTGCCAACGCATGCCGGGATCGTCGTCATCGGCGGCGGCATCATCGGCTGTTCGACGGCCTATCACCTGGCCCGCGATCACAAGGCGGATGTCGTGCTTTTGGAACAGGGCAAACTGACGTCCGGCTCGACGTGGCATGCCGCCGGCCTGGTCGGGCAACTGCGCTCGTCGGCCTCGATCACCCGCGTGCTCAAATATTCGGTCGAGCTCTACAAGGGGCTGGAGGCCGAAACGGGGCTCGCCACCGGCTGGAAGATGACCGGGTGCCTGCGGCTGGCCACCAGTGCCGACCGCTGGACCGAATACAAAAGACTGGCGACGACAGCCAGGAGCTTTGGCATGGACATGCAGCTGCTGTCGCCGGCCGAGGTCAAAAGAATGTGGCCGCTCATGGAAACAGGCGATCTCGTCGGCGCTTCCTGGCTGCCGACCGACGGTCAGGCGAGCCCTTCCGACATCACGCAGTCATTGGCCAAGGGCGCGCGCATGCATGGCGCGAAGCTGTTCGAGGAGGTGCGCGTCACCGGCTTCGAGATGAAGGACGGACGCATCACCGTGGTCAAGACCAACAAGGGCGACATTGCCTGCGACAAGGTGGTGAACTGCGCCGGCCAGTGGGCACGACAGGTCGGCGCCATGGCCGGCATCAACGTGCCACTGCAACCGGTAAAGCACCAGTACATCATCACCGAGAAGGTCGACGGGCTGGCGACCGACGCGCCGACCATCCGCGACCCCGACCGCCGCACCTACTTCAAGGAGGAGGTCGGTGGACTGGTGATGGGCGGCTACGAGCCGAACCCGCAGGCCTGGACGACTGGTGACGTGCCCAACGACTGGGAATTCCGGCTGTTCGATGACGACTACGACCATTTCGAACAGCACATGACACAAGCGATCGCGCGCGTGCCGGCGCTCGAAACCGTCGGCGTCAAGCAGATGATCAACGGACCGGAAAGCTTTACGCCGGACGGCAATTTCATTCTCGGAGTGGCGCCCGAATGCGCCAACATGTTCGTCGGCGCCGGCTTCAATGCCTTCGGCATCGCGTCGGGTGGTGGCGCCGGCTGGGTGCTGGCGCAATGGGCTGTCGATGGCGAGGCGCCGCTGGATCTGTGGGCCGTCGACATAAGGCGGTTTTCCAACCTGCATCGCGACCGGCAATGGGTCTGCGAGCGCACGCTGGAGGCCTATGGCAAGCACTACACGATCGGCTTCCCGCATGAGGAGTACACCAGCGGCAGGCCCCGCATCGTCTCGCCGCTTTACGAGCGGCTGAAAGAACACTGCGCGGTGTTCGGCTCGAAACTTGGCTGGGAGCGGCCGAACTGGTTCGCGCCCGAAGGAGTCGAGGCGCAGGACATCTATTCGATGGGCCGGCAGAACTGGTTCGCGGCGGTTGGCGACGAACACCGCCATGTGCGCGAAAAAGTCGGCATCTTCGACCAGTCATCCTTCGCCAAATACGAGCTGACCGGACCCGACGCGCTGAAGGCGCTGGACTGGATCTGCGCCAACGATGTCAGCAAGCCGGTCGGCCGGCTGACCTACACGCAGCTTCTCAACACGCGTGGCGGCATCGAGGCCGACCTGACCGTGGCGCGGCTGGGCGACGAGAAATTCTACATCGTCACCGGCACCGGTTTCCGCACGCATGATCTGTCGTGGATCGGCGATCATATCGGCGAGGGCCTCGATACCACGCTCATCGATGTCACCGAGGATTTCGGCACGCTGTCGCTGATGGGACCACACGCCCGTGACGTGCTGGCTGATGTGACAGATGCCGACGTGTCGAATGCCGGCTTCCCATTTGGCCATGCGCGCGAAATTTCCATTGCCGGCCATTCGGTCCGAGCGCTGCGCGTCACCTATGTCGGCGAGCTCGGCTGGGAACTGCACGTGCCGATTTCGGCCACCGGCGAAGTCTTCGACGCGCTGATGGCGGCGGGCAAGAGGCACGACATCCGGCCTGTCGGCTACCGGGCGCTGGAATCGCTGCGGTTGGAAAAGGGCTACCGCGCCTGGGGTTCGGACATCACGCCCAACGACACGCCGCGGGAGGCCGGGCTCGGCTGGGCGGTCAAGCTGCGCAAGAACACGGATTTCATTGGCCGCCGCGCGCTCGAGGCGGTCAACGGCGACGCATTGCAGAAACGCTTTGCCGGCTTCACAGTCGACGATCCGGCGGTCGTGCTGGTCGGGCGCGAGACGATCCTGCGTGACGGCCAGCCGGTCGGCTACCTGACCAGCGGCGGCTACGGCTATAGTTTGGGCAAGAACATCGGCTTCGGCTATGTGCGCAACGCCGACGGCGTCAGCGACGATTTCCTCGCCTCCGGCAATTACGAGCTTGTCGTGGCGATGGAGCCTACGCCGGCAAAGATCCGTCTTGAGCCGATGTATGACCCGGCCGGCGACAGGGTTAAAGCGTAG